The following proteins are co-located in the Dromiciops gliroides isolate mDroGli1 chromosome 2, mDroGli1.pri, whole genome shotgun sequence genome:
- the ABCD4 gene encoding lysosomal cobalamin transporter ABCD4 isoform X3 → MASKLIISPFTITYYTYQCFRSTGWLGPVSIFGYFVLGTIVNKVLMGPIVSKLVQQEKLEGDFRFKHVQLRVNAEPAAFYRAGHVEHVRTNYRLQKLLQTQKELMSKELWLYIGINTFDYLGSILSYVVIAIPIFSGVYGDLTPAELSTLVSKNAFVSIYLIGCFSQLIDLSTTLSDVAGYTHRIGELQETLLDMSLKHQDCDSEDPDEWNFDEASGSKVADTAFLLDRVSISVPFSDKPLIKDLSLRVSEGQSLLITGNTGTGKTSLLRVLAGLWENMRGTVQMLTYFGPHGVLFLPQRPFFTDGTLREQVIYPLKEIYPASGSADDERIMRFLELAGLSSLVTRTGGLDQQVDWNWYDVLSPGEMQRLSFARLFYLQPKYAVLDEATSALTEEVESELYRICQQLGMTLISVGHRQSLEKFHSSVLKLCGGGKWELTLTKEE, encoded by the exons CTGGCTTGGGCCAGTGAGTATCTTTGGTTACTTTGTCCTGGGGACCATAGTGAACAAAGTCCTGATGGGCCCTATTGTTTCCAAGCTGGTGCAACAAGAGAAGCTGGAAGGAGATTTCAG GTTTAAGCACGTGCAGCTTCGGGTGAATGCTGAGCCAGCAGCTTTCTATAG agCCGGACATGTGGAACATGTAAGGACCAATTATAGGCTGCAGAAACTCCTGCAGACACAGAAGGAGCTCATGTCTAAGGAACTCTGGCTCTATA TTGGCATCAACACATTCGACTACTTGGGAAGCATCCTGAGTTATGTGGTTATTGCAATCCCCATCTTCAGTGGAGTCTATGGAGATCTGACCCCAGCAGAGCTAAGCACTCTGGTTAGCAAG AATGCCTTTGTGTCCATTTATCTCATCGGTTGCTTCAGTCAACTCATTGACCTCTCGACGACCCTCTCTGATGTGGCTGGCTATACACACAG AATTGGGGAATTGCAAGAGACCCTGTTGGACATGTCTTTAAAGCATCAAGATTGTGATTCAGAAGACCCAGATGAATGGAATTTTGATGA GGCCTCAGGATCAAAGGTAGCAGACACAGCATTTCTCCTGGACCGGGTCTCCATTTCAGTTCCTTTCTCTGACAAGCCTCTGATCAAGGATCTGAGCCTGAGAGTTTCTGAGGGGCAGAGCCTGCTGATCACAGGGAACACGGGCACTGGAAAGACCTCGTTGCTCAGGGTCCTGGCCGGCTTATGGGAGAACATGCGTG GTACTGTACAGATGCTCACCTATTTCGGTCCTCATGGAGTGCTGTTTCTGCCACAGAGACCTTTCTTCACCGATGGGACCTTGCGTGAGCAG gtaaTTTATCCTTTGAAAGAAATCTACCCAGCATCAG GTTCTGCTGATGACGAAAGGATAATGAGGTTCTTGGAATTAGCTGGCCTG TCCAGTCTGGTGACAAGGACAGGGGGCCTGGACCAACAGGTGGACTGGAACTG GTATGATGTTTTGTCTCCGGGAGAGATGCAGAGACTCTCTTTTGCGCGACTATTCTATTTGCAACCTAAATATGCAG TTTTGGATGAGGCCACAAGTGCTCTGACCGAAGAGGTGGAGAGTGAGCTGTACCGAATCTGCCAACAACTGGGCATGACGCTTATCAGCGTGGGCCATCGACAGAGTTTAGAAAAG TTCCATTCTTCAGTTTTGAAACTTTGTGGAGGAGGAAAATGGGAACTAACCCTCACCAAAGAAGAATAA